The following is a genomic window from Opitutaceae bacterium.
TTGCAATGGCAGTCAGCAAGGCATCCTGTTCCGGTGCCGCAAGTCTCGAAAATGTCCTGCCGTGAGTCTTGCGACTCTCGTTTTCCACATCCGCCAACCCGGTCACCAGGGAATCATGCTCCTCGGTGGTCATGTACCCGATGCACATGAGATTGATGAATTCCGGCACCGCCACGTCAACAGCACCAGGGGTGTCCGTTCTTGGAATGATTCGTTCGACCATGGCCGTGAGGGTTTCCATCTCACCCTGCGACAGCCTTGCCGACTGTGGGGGGCCGGGCATGCCTTTTTCCTGCGCATGAAGCACCCGCGTCACCAGCGATGGCGAAAAGGCGATTCCCATCAGCAGTGAGGCGCGGCGAATGGCCTCACGGCGAGTCAGGTCCGTGGCGGATGATCGATTGGGTTCCGTGCTCATGGCTGCTTCCATCAGAGGTTGTGCTTCTTGAGTTCACTCACCGCGTGGTCGCAGGCCCGGGCCGTGAGAGCCATGTAGGTCAGCGAGGGATTGACGCAGGAAGACGACGTCATGCATGCGCCGTCCGTAACGAAAACATTCGGAACCGAGTGAACCTGATTCCACTTGTTCAAGACCGATGTCCGGGGATCCCTTCCCATTCGCGCAGTGCCCATCTCATGTATGCAAAGCCCGGGTGCCAGAGGATCATCGAAGGGCGTGATGTCTTTGAGCCCCGCCGCCTCGAGCATCTCAACCGCCGACGCCTTCATGTCCTTGCGCATCGCGTACTCGTTCTCCTTCCACTCGCAATCAAAGGTGACCGTCGGCTGTCCCCACTTGTCGCGAACCTTTTCGTTCAGGTACATCCGGTTGGCATGGTACGGCAGACACTCACCCCAGGATCCAATGCCGAATCTCCACGGACCGGGCGCAACGAGATCAACCTTCATTTGTGAGCCAAAATAACTGAGCTCACGGATGCCCCGGGACCAGTCACTGCGGCTTCCACGGCCTTGATAGCCAAAGCCACGCAGGTAGTCCTTGCGCTGGGATTTTCGATCCAGATTGCGGAAGCGCGGGATGTAGATGCCGTTGGGGCGCTGACCCTTGTAAAACATGTCCGCAAACTCGTCGGACGTGCCATTGGCTCCCACCTTGAAATGGTGATCCATCAGGTTGTGACCGAGTTCACCACTGTCGTTACCCAATCCGTTGGGGAAGCGATCTGACTTCGAATTCAGCAGAATGAACGTCGAGGCAATGGCCGACGCGCACGAAAAGATGATTTTCGCATGATACTCAATGACTTCATTTGTCTCTGCATCAATGATCCGCACACCACTGGCGCGCTTGGCATCCGGATCGTAAATGATCTCATTCACAATCGAATAAGGGCGCAGCGTCAGGTTCCCCGAAGCATACGCAGCGGGCAATGTGGACGCGTTGCTGCTGAAATATGCACCGTACGGACAACCGCGGATGCATCGGTTGCGGAATTGACAAGTGGCTCGGCCATTGTGAGGAACCGTCAGATTGGCGGTGCGACCAATAATCATCGCCCTACCATCGAAGGCGCTCGCAATGCGCTGCTTGACCTGCCGCTCAAGGCAGTTGAGTGCCATCGGGGGCAGGAACTGCCCGTCCGGCAACTGAGGAAGGCCTTCCTTGCTTCCACTGATGCCCGCAAATCGCTCCACGTAGTCATACCACGGTGAAATGTCCGCATACCGGATCGGCCAGTCGACCGACATCCCATCAACGGCGTTCGCTTCGAAATCCAGATCGCTCCAACGGTACGACTGGCGCCCCCAGGTCAGTGACCGCCCTCCCACCTGATACCCACGCATCCAGTCAAAACGCTTGTCCTCTGAATAGGGGTTCTCAAGGTCGTTGACGAACCAATGGGCAGACGCGGGATGGGTCGTATAACCCGTACGATTCTGCTTAAGCTGCTTCGCAAGATCGGCATTCGACAGTTTGGTGCGCCCCGGAAACTCCCACGATTCCATCATCGCGGTCGGGTAGTCGCCGTGCTTCACATCTTGTCCGCGCTCCAGTAGAAGGGTTTTTAACCCCTTCTCGCTCAATTCCTTGGCAGCCCACCCACCACTGATCCCCGACCCTATCACTATTGCGTCGAACGTATTCTGTTGGGTGCCAGTTCCTTGAATATTCATAGTGAGGTAAGTCGAGGCGAATTCCTTGTGACTCAATGAGCTGAGAGCAGCTCAATCCGGGAAGCGTCCCAGCTCAACGCAAAACTCATCAATCCAATTCTTCACTCATCCATGGATGGATTCTCCGTTGACGCACGCTTTCTCCAACGGAATTCCATACACCCCCACCCTCGATGTCGGCGAGGCCATCTCATCCGGTTGCCACGTATGAAACCATCCCTGGAGCAAGCCATCGCATCCAAAGAATCGGGATTTTCGACATTCTAGCCGGGAATTGGTCAAAATACCTCGGAATTCGCCAACAATCCCGTGTTTTCCGCATAATTTGCGGGACATGATTGAGGAATTCTCGGTGCAGATAGCCGCAAAATGCCAATTCCCGAGTCCCGCAAAACATGGTCATTTCCATGGGAGAATCATGGATTTGGGGCCAGTTCTGGCTCATTTTGCGCATTTCCGGGAAAAATTCGAGGGTTGCACATTTGTTCGAGACTCTTTTTGAACGCGACCCCAGACTAGGACACTAACTTCAGTCCCTTCAACTCAACCCAGGATCTATCTTGGACCTAAAACAAATCAAACAAGTCATCGACTTGATGAAGCGATCGGATCTCACCGCCTTCGAAGTCGAAGAGGAAGGATTTAAGATCAAGATCAAGCGAGGCTCGGATGCTTCGCCGATGACAGGTACCCGGACCATGCCGCAAACGTACCTTGAGCTGGCACCGGTCGAAGTGACTCGCAGTGTTGCGCCGAACCCCAACGCCGCCAGGCCCGTTGCTCCCGCAGCACCCAACGTTGATGAAATCGGCGTCGCCTACATCAAATCGCCAATGGTGGGCACCTTTTATCGTGCGTCTTCGCCGGAAAGTAAATCATTCGTCGACTCAGGAGCGAAGGTCTCCGAAACAACGGTGGTCTGCATCATTGAGGCCATGAAGATCATGAATGAAATCCAGGCGGAGGCACGAGGCACCATCGTTGAGATATTGGTGGAAAATGGCCAGCCCGTTGAATACGGACAGCGCCTCTTCAAGCTCAAACAGGACTGAACTCCTTGAAATGCCACTAGTCCCGCCGCTTTCTGCGGCGTCGAACGGCGCCTGTTGAAGCGACGGCGGACGGCCAATCTTTTCGCATGTCATGATCCAGAAGGTCCTCATTGCCAACCGCGGCGAAATCGCGCTCCGCATTGTCCGTGCGTGCCGCGAACTCGGCATCAAGACGCTCGCAGTTTACTCGGAGGCCGACATCCAGTCTCTCCACGTACAACTCGCCGACGAAGCCATCTGCATTGGAGGACCGAAGAGCGCTGACAGTTACCTTCGCGCGGATAGGATCATCAGTGCCGCGGAAATTGCAGACGTCGATGCCATCCACCCCGGCTACGGGTTTCTTTCGGAAAACGCAAAATTCGCGGAGCAGTGCGAATCCTGCAACATCAAGTTTATTGGCCCCAAGTCCAAAAGCATCAGGATGATGGGCGACAAGGCGATCGCCAAGGAAACCGTGCGAAAAGCCGGAGTGCCCACGGTTCCGGGCTCGGATGGACCGGTGGAAAGTGAAGGCGAGGCTGTCAAAATCGCCCGCAAGATCGGCTATCCAGTCATCATCAAGGCAGTGGCGGGCGGCGGCGGTCGGGGCATGCGCATCGCCCACAATGACGTTTCCTTCGCCAAGGAATATCACGTGGCCCGAAACGAGGCGGAAAAGGCCTTCGGCAATGGCGCCGTCTACGTCGAGAAATACATCGAGAAGCCGCGGCATATCGAATTTCAGATCCTGGGGGACGGTCACGGCAAAATCCTTCACCTGGGCGAACGCGACTGCTCGGTTCAGCGTCGACATCAAAAGCTGATCGAGGAATCCCCATCACCCTTTCTCACTTCGGGACTGCGAAAGGCCATGGGGAAGGCTGCCGTGAAGGCGGCCGCCGCGGCGGACTACGAGAATGCCGGGACCATCGAATTCCTCGTCGATGCCAAGGGCAATTTCTACTTCATCGAGATGAACACGCGCATCCAGGTCGAGCATCCCGTGACTGAGGAATGCACGGGCATCGACCTGATCAAGCAACAGCTTCGCGTGGCTGACGGCCTGAAGCTGGATTTCGATCAAGGCGACATAAAGTTCGACCGCCATGCGATCGAGTGTCGAATAAATGCCGAGGACCCCGCCCGCAATTTCACCCCGTCTCCCGGAACGATCGGGCTGTACTACTCCCCCGGCGGCAATGGCGTCCGCATCGACAGCCACGTGTACAGCGGCTACACCATTCCTCCCTATTATGACTCGATGATCGGCAAACTGATCACCTTCGGGCCGGATCGGAAAACCGCCCTTGATCGGATGTATCGTTCGCTCAGTGAATACCTCATTCGCGGGATCAAGACCACCATTCCCCTGCACAAGGCGATCATGAGTGATCCCGTCTTTGTGGAAGGCAAGGCAACCACCGCCTACATGGAGGAATTCATGGCTCGTACACCGACAGACCTGTTCACGTGATGTTTTTGAGATTGCCGCCGAAAGGAAATAATCCGGCGGATATTCAACCGGTTTGTTGCAACAAGTTCCAAACCCTCTACTCTGCCTGAAAATGCAATCGAGCGAATTTGTTCCGCCCACCCGCATTGACGACCAGCCAGAGCTGGGTGACATCAAGATCAACCACACGGTGGTTGCGAGCATTGTCCGTCTTGCCGCGCTTCACGTGAAAGGAGTGGCCGCGGTCGGTGGCGGGCTTGCAGATGGCATCAGTGAGCTTTTTTCAAAACGCGAAGCCGACGCCCGGGGCGTCAGGGTGGCTGAATCCGGCGATGACGCCTATTCAATCGAACTTCGAATCGCCATCATCTACGGAACGGAAATCGGCAGGACCGCCTACGACGTTCAGTTCGCGGTTCGCAAACAGGTCATGGCAATGACAGGGAAGGACGTCGCAAAAGTGGACGTGATCATCGAAGGCGTTCGCCTGCCTTCAGATCAAACCGGCAATGATCCCAGCCAGGATACCTGGCCCGAGCCTCCGGCGACGGACTAATCCCGACGACGCAGTCCGGCGTGGCACCTCCATGCAAAGCCTGGGGTTGCGAACCACCTGGAGAGTCTCCAAAAGGTCCTCGTGTTCTTGATCGAAGCAACCATCACGACCCTGGCTTTCGTCCTGCTCATCTGGGTTCTGCTGGCGTTGCTTGTCATCGTCATCGTCGTCCAGGCACCGCAGTCACTCGTTCTCTCAAACGGAGAATCCGGCCGCCTCGAAATTTCCCGGCAGGCCTTGCATCGGGTGATCGAATCCTGCTGCGAACAGGTTCGCGGCATCGCATCGGCGCGGGCTTCCGTTTCACGCAAGGGCAAACTGCTCCATACCGAGCTACGGCTGAAGATCCGGCCCGACGCCAAACTCGATGCCATCCAGGGATACCTGACGCAGGAGATCAAGGACATCTACGGTCAGAACCTTGGCCTGAAGGATATCGGCCCAATCGAGATCAAGGTGATCGGCATCGAGCCCCTCGATCAGAAGTTCTGACGTCGACCTCCAAGCGGGATCAAATGGAGGAGGATCGGCCCAAGGTTCGCTGTTGGTTTCCACGGTCATCGGAGGGATCTTCGCTTCAAGCGACGCCGGCTTGACAGGAAACCTCCCAGTGAATTCTTCCTCGCCCACAAGGATTTTGGTCACCGGTGGAACCGGATTTCTGGGCCGGCGTCTGGTTGAACGCATGCTTTCGCAGGGCCGTTCGGTCGCAATCTTTGGCCGAACGCCCGCAGCCGACCTTGAAGGCAAAGGCGCCAGATTCATTCGGGGATCCCTTGCAGACGGCGCATCCATTCGAGGCGCCTGTGTCGGCATTGATACAGTCTTCCATCTCGCCGCGCGCGTTGGAGTATGGGGGCCTTACGATGATTTCCACCGAATCAACGTCCTGGGCACGCGCGCACTCCTCGACGCATGCCGGATCCACGGTGTCCGCAGACTCATCCACACAAGTTCTCCCAGCGTCGTATACAACGGCCGTTCGATTGCCGGAGCTGACGAATCACTGCCGCTGACAAATCGATGCCCGAGTCCCTATCCCCTCACAAAGGCAATCGCGGAAAAGGATGTGCTCGCGGCAAACTCTGCCTTCCTCGCAACAATAGCCCTGAGACCTCACCTCGTCTGGGGAATCGGCGACCCGCATTTGATCCCGAGAATCCTCTCCCGCGCCCGTTCGGGCAGGCTTCGCATTGTCGGGCGCGGCGACAACCGCGTCGACATGGTGCACGTTGAAAATGCTGTCGACGCCCACCTCGCCGCCGAGGCGGCGCTTGCCGCCAGGCCTGCGACAGTCGGTGGCCGCGCGTATTTCATAACCAACGACGAACCGATCGCGCTCTGGCACTGGATCAACACCCTGCTGGTCGCCTTGGGAGAGCCGCCTGTCACCCGCCACATCAGCGCGCCCGCCGCCCGTGCCTTCGGCCTCGCGTGTGAATCCGCCTGGCGCATTCTGCCACTTCGCGGCGAGCCACCCATGACGCGTTTCATCGCCGATGAACTGGCCAGGGACCACTGGTTTTCCATCTCCGCGGCCAAGCGCGACCTTGGGTATTCGCCACGCATCTCCATGACGGCCGGCACCAGCGATCTGATAGCAGCCCTCCGACAGACAGATCAAAAGCCGTTTGTCCGTTTTTCTGATCGTCGAGAACAGGCTTGACAGAATTTCCATTCGGACCTTAGTGCGTGGCGAACTCATTAAACTCGCCCCGAAAATGACGCCTTGGCTCACAGCTTTTCGACAATCCCGATTCACGATTGTCATCTTCCCGGCCTTGCCGGCGCTGTGAGATAACGAGTCCGCGACAAGGTCGGGACCCTGCTCAAGGGCGCCGGAGCAACACCAGCCGGCCATCTCTTGTTTGGCCCGGCACGATTCCGAGGACGCTCCTGTGCGATCCTCGTTCCACTCCTCGACTGCGCGCCAACGCGCATCCCCACGTCCACCCAATATCGAACGATCCCGTCATGATGAATCTACGCCCACTTGGCTGCACGAGCCTCAACGTTTCCGAACTGTGCCTGGGCACTATGAATTTCGGCTGGAAAACGGATGAATCCACCTCGCTGGCCATTCTCGACACCTTTTTCGCCTCAGGCGGAAACTTCATCCAGTCGCTGGGCTTCGAAGCCCGTCCTCCCGGCTCGCCGCTCTCCCCCACGTTTTCCGAGGCGATTGTCGGTTCGTGGTGGTCGTCCCGCGGCATTCGGCGGCAGGATCTCGTTCTCGCCACGCGCGTCACCCTGAACGAGGAGGGTTCGTTCGGATCCTCCTCGCCGTACTCCGGCGTCAGGGCCCTGTGCGAAGCCTCGCTCAGGCGTCTGCGCACCGACTACCTCGACATTCTTGTCTGCGAATGGACGGGAGCGGGCAATCCGCCTGAGGCGCTCCGCCGCGGCCTCGACTGGCTCGTCCGCGAAGGCTGGGTGCGGTATGTCGCCTTCTCGAATCTGCCCGCGTGGCGGGTCGCCACGGGACTGCGCGATGGATTCGAGCGCATCCACTGCCGCATCAGCGCCGTGCAGGCCGACTACTCGCTCCTGTCGCGGACTCCGTTCGAGTCCGACCTGGCGGAACTTTGCAGCGAGCAGCGTCTGGGATTCTTTGCGCGCTCTCCACTGGCGGGCGGCTTGCTGACGAAGGCGTCGGGAAGTCACAACGCCATCAGTCCGTCCCGCCGTGCGTGGCTCGCTGAACGCCATGGATGGGACGTCATCGACCGCGCTACGCACGCCCTCTCGGAACTCGCGGTCGACAGCGGGTTCACCGAGTCTCAGATCGCCCTTTCCTGGGTGCTGCATCATCCCGGTGTCACCTCACTCATCACTGGAGCGGCCTCCATCGAGCACTTGATTGATGCCGTGAGAGCCACGCGCATCCGCCTCGGCGCCGAGGAGTTGAATCTCCTCCACCAGGCGACCCGACGCCAGCACGTCGCCCTTCCCCACCGATCCGCTCCCCCGGGCAGATCGTCGCCCCTTCAAGCCGCATCGCGTCACTCCCTCGAACTGGAAAAAGTCTGAACCCTGATCCTCATGACATCCACCACCTTCCTGTCCAATGATCCCAGCGTCCGCCTGATCCTTCGCGGCGTCCATCTCTGGCTGACCGATTCCATGAAAACATCCATCCGGATGAAAGCGGACCGCCTCTTCCGCCACGAACCGCGCATCATCCGCATGCGTATCAGCGTCTCCTGCGACCGTCAGCGCAGCTCGCGCAAGTTCACCGCAAACGGCCTCATTGAAATGCGGGGCCCCGACCTCAGCGCCGCGGTGACCACTGAGAATGCCTACCATTCCGTCAGCCTGCTGATCGACAAGCTCGACCGCATGCTTCGGAAACGGACAACGGCGATGATTGGGCGCCGCAGCGGTGATATTCGGGAGCATCCCGCCTCGCAGTCCAGATCCGTCCGATCGGCGACCGTCGCAGCCTGAAGGCACCGCTTTCACCCGTGTTTGCGTGGGTTGAAGAGATCGCCGGTCGACGGTAGTCTCTGCGAACACCTGCCTGGCAGGCCTCCTCAACTGGCCCGGCCCAGGCTCGTGCACCTCCTCAAACCCATGAAGCATCACCTTGTCGGACTCATCCTCGCCACCGCCGCCTTCCCTGTTGCGGCGCAAGCGGCCCCCAAGTGGCACCCCGGGCACTACGTCTACGTCGGGGGCGCCGAGCTCACCAGCCAGGTCGTTTCCCTTCCGCATTTCCGCGGCGTGCAGAAGGCCTATTCCTGGCGGGATTTTGAATCGCGCCCCGGACACTACGATTTCTCCGAGTTGCGGGCGGACCTCGACCTGGTGCGCAAACACGGACGACAGCTCGTCATGCAGCTCACGTTCAAGTCCTTCAGCAAGGGCGAACGGAGCGTGCCCGATTACATTCAGGGGCCGGACTACGGTGGCGGCGTCTATGTCACCGTGAAGGGCGGACTCAATCCCGTCATCTGGAACAAGAACGTCGGCGAGCGTTTCGATGCGCTGATCGCCGCGCTGGGGCGTCAATTCGATCGCGATCCCAATCTCGAGGCCGTCAATCTTCCGGAGACCGCACCCAACGCGTATCTCGACCGCAGTCCGCAGCCCGGCGTTCAGACCTACACCGACGCCATCTACTTCGAAGCCCTCAAGCTTCGCATGGCGGCCCTGCGCAACGCGTTTCCCAGCACGGTCGTGATCCAGTACACCAACTATCCGACAAAGCTCCTGGACCAGTTCACCGACTATGAACTGGAGATCGGCATGGGCATGGGCGGACCCGATGTCTATCCCCGTCCGGAGGCGATCTCCGATCCGGTGAAGGGGGTCTACCGACTCTACAAGAAGATGGCGGGAGAGGTGCCGCTCGGCGCTGCCGTGCAATCCTCCAATTACTCCGTGGCCTTGAAAAAGCGAAACTACCTCGGGCGGGGCCAGACCAAGTTTCAGGGGCAGCCCATCGTGATTACCGCCGAGGATGAACAACCGATTCCTCCCCGCGATTTCCTCACGCTGGCCCAGGATGTGCTGAAGCTGAACTACATATTCTGGTCACCCCACCCAGTCGAGAATTTCGAGTTGGTGAAGAAATTCCTCGCCGAGCCCGACATCGCCAGTGATCCCGCGGGCGGCTTGATCTCCAAGCTGCCTGCCAAGGCGTTTCTCCATTGAGACGAAGCCAGGCGACCTCAGCGAGCAAACCTGTTGCCGGCGAAAATCCTCCGGCATCAGTGCAGCCGCTGGGTTCCTTCCGGGCCGCCGGCCTTCCTCTGTCCATACGCCAGGTGGCAGCGCTCATGATGGCGTCGTTGTACGCGGCGGCCCTCTTTCTCGGCATTGTATGGCCGGGGATATTGAGCGCGGCCTCGGTCGAGGCAGACCGCTTCGGTGGCATGACATCATGGAGCATCCCGGCGCCAGGACGGTATCAGGTCATGCAGACTCATGGACGCTGGTGGCTCATCACCCCCGAGGGCCGCGGCATGGTGGCGCTCGGCTTGAACCATATCAACGAGCTGAAGCGACCGGCCGACTACTCCCGCACTCAGTTCGCCCGCCGGTTTGGCACGGACTGGCAGCGGGTCTTTGCAGAGGTGGAGCGGCAGTGCCGGCAATGGGGCTTCAACAGCGCCGGTTTCCAGGCCCCCGAAGAGCTGCGCAAATCCATGCCGTATGTCCTGAGCACAAAATTCATCGACGCGTCGTTCTGGCAGACGAAACTGACCTACCGCGACGTGTTTGCCCCGGAATTCACATCCACGGCGAAGTCCAAGGCGCATGCCGCCGCGGTCGAGATGAAAGCCAATCCGCTCTGCATCGCATGGACCTGGAATGACTCGCTCTGCTGGGACCTCGCATTGACCCGCAAATCGTTCGGAACCGACTTTGTCTCGTTTGTTAGGGGCCTGCGTCGGGGCGCGCCGGGACGGGTTCGCTATCAGTCATTCCTGCGGGAGCGGCACCCAAGTATCGACGCCCTGAATACAGCCTACGGCACCACCTTCGCCTCCTTTCAGGAAACCGCGAACGCCGACTGGTCGGCTCTCGATCGCGATCGGCCGGCGGTGTTCGCGGATGACCGTGAATTCCTGCGCCTGATCGCACGCCAGTACTACCAGACCATAAGCACGGCCTTTCGCCGCGAACATCCGCCGGGCCTGCTGATGGGTGATCGTTTCCACCTGCGCGACCATCCAGATGAAGTGCTCGAGGAGGCGGCGCGGTGCATCGACATCCTCGCCATCCAGCCAGGTGATCACTACCAGCCTTCCGTCGTTCCGCTTTCCCGCCCGGACGAGACTTGGTTCGATGCGGATGAGTTCGCCCGCCTGCACCGTCTGACGGGCAAACCTATTGTCATCGCCGACCATCAGACAGGGTTCTTCGATGACCAAACACCGAAAACCGGAGGCTGGTACCAGTACGCAAACGTGGACGAAGCCGCGGATTCGCAGGACCGTTTCCTGCGGGACACCTTCGCCCAAGGGTATGTCGTCGGCTACTTCCGCTGCCAGTACCTCACCCGCTATCACGACGAGGCGCGCCGGTTCAAACAAGGTCTGCTCCGCCCCGATGGCACCCCGTTTCAAGCATTCGTCGAGCGCATGCAGCACACGTACAAGGAAGTGCTCCAGGTTCTTCTCAAGGACAACGGATCCCTGAATCCAGCCGCCCCGTAGAGCGGCCGGCTGAATCCCATCAGCCATTGTCCGGTCGAGCACGCGCACGATCGTGCCAATGTCTCTCGGGCGTTGACTTGTTTTCACCGCGTCGCACAAGCTGGAGGCCGATCCGTCAGCTCCCCCTCAACACCCGACTCCCCATGTCCGCAATTCGACTCCACAGGGGCGTTGCCATGGCTGCATTGCTTGCCGTCGCGATTCCCGCTTTCACACAGGTC
Proteins encoded in this region:
- a CDS encoding gluconate 2-dehydrogenase subunit 3 family protein codes for the protein MSTEPNRSSATDLTRREAIRRASLLMGIAFSPSLVTRVLHAQEKGMPGPPQSARLSQGEMETLTAMVERIIPRTDTPGAVDVAVPEFINLMCIGYMTTEEHDSLVTGLADVENESRKTHGRTFSRLAAPEQDALLTAIATDARDDRRRFFRLIRDMTVLGYFTSEAVGKNVLHYDPVPGAFEACAPISEVGNRNWTL
- a CDS encoding GMC family oxidoreductase; the encoded protein is MNIQGTGTQQNTFDAIVIGSGISGGWAAKELSEKGLKTLLLERGQDVKHGDYPTAMMESWEFPGRTKLSNADLAKQLKQNRTGYTTHPASAHWFVNDLENPYSEDKRFDWMRGYQVGGRSLTWGRQSYRWSDLDFEANAVDGMSVDWPIRYADISPWYDYVERFAGISGSKEGLPQLPDGQFLPPMALNCLERQVKQRIASAFDGRAMIIGRTANLTVPHNGRATCQFRNRCIRGCPYGAYFSSNASTLPAAYASGNLTLRPYSIVNEIIYDPDAKRASGVRIIDAETNEVIEYHAKIIFSCASAIASTFILLNSKSDRFPNGLGNDSGELGHNLMDHHFKVGANGTSDEFADMFYKGQRPNGIYIPRFRNLDRKSQRKDYLRGFGYQGRGSRSDWSRGIRELSYFGSQMKVDLVAPGPWRFGIGSWGECLPYHANRMYLNEKVRDKWGQPTVTFDCEWKENEYAMRKDMKASAVEMLEAAGLKDITPFDDPLAPGLCIHEMGTARMGRDPRTSVLNKWNQVHSVPNVFVTDGACMTSSSCVNPSLTYMALTARACDHAVSELKKHNL
- the accB gene encoding acetyl-CoA carboxylase biotin carboxyl carrier protein — translated: MDLKQIKQVIDLMKRSDLTAFEVEEEGFKIKIKRGSDASPMTGTRTMPQTYLELAPVEVTRSVAPNPNAARPVAPAAPNVDEIGVAYIKSPMVGTFYRASSPESKSFVDSGAKVSETTVVCIIEAMKIMNEIQAEARGTIVEILVENGQPVEYGQRLFKLKQD
- the accC gene encoding acetyl-CoA carboxylase biotin carboxylase subunit, yielding MIQKVLIANRGEIALRIVRACRELGIKTLAVYSEADIQSLHVQLADEAICIGGPKSADSYLRADRIISAAEIADVDAIHPGYGFLSENAKFAEQCESCNIKFIGPKSKSIRMMGDKAIAKETVRKAGVPTVPGSDGPVESEGEAVKIARKIGYPVIIKAVAGGGGRGMRIAHNDVSFAKEYHVARNEAEKAFGNGAVYVEKYIEKPRHIEFQILGDGHGKILHLGERDCSVQRRHQKLIEESPSPFLTSGLRKAMGKAAVKAAAAADYENAGTIEFLVDAKGNFYFIEMNTRIQVEHPVTEECTGIDLIKQQLRVADGLKLDFDQGDIKFDRHAIECRINAEDPARNFTPSPGTIGLYYSPGGNGVRIDSHVYSGYTIPPYYDSMIGKLITFGPDRKTALDRMYRSLSEYLIRGIKTTIPLHKAIMSDPVFVEGKATTAYMEEFMARTPTDLFT
- a CDS encoding Asp23/Gls24 family envelope stress response protein, which produces MQSSEFVPPTRIDDQPELGDIKINHTVVASIVRLAALHVKGVAAVGGGLADGISELFSKREADARGVRVAESGDDAYSIELRIAIIYGTEIGRTAYDVQFAVRKQVMAMTGKDVAKVDVIIEGVRLPSDQTGNDPSQDTWPEPPATD
- a CDS encoding NAD-dependent epimerase/dehydratase family protein encodes the protein MGGIFASSDAGLTGNLPVNSSSPTRILVTGGTGFLGRRLVERMLSQGRSVAIFGRTPAADLEGKGARFIRGSLADGASIRGACVGIDTVFHLAARVGVWGPYDDFHRINVLGTRALLDACRIHGVRRLIHTSSPSVVYNGRSIAGADESLPLTNRCPSPYPLTKAIAEKDVLAANSAFLATIALRPHLVWGIGDPHLIPRILSRARSGRLRIVGRGDNRVDMVHVENAVDAHLAAEAALAARPATVGGRAYFITNDEPIALWHWINTLLVALGEPPVTRHISAPAARAFGLACESAWRILPLRGEPPMTRFIADELARDHWFSISAAKRDLGYSPRISMTAGTSDLIAALRQTDQKPFVRFSDRREQA
- a CDS encoding aldo/keto reductase; its protein translation is MMNLRPLGCTSLNVSELCLGTMNFGWKTDESTSLAILDTFFASGGNFIQSLGFEARPPGSPLSPTFSEAIVGSWWSSRGIRRQDLVLATRVTLNEEGSFGSSSPYSGVRALCEASLRRLRTDYLDILVCEWTGAGNPPEALRRGLDWLVREGWVRYVAFSNLPAWRVATGLRDGFERIHCRISAVQADYSLLSRTPFESDLAELCSEQRLGFFARSPLAGGLLTKASGSHNAISPSRRAWLAERHGWDVIDRATHALSELAVDSGFTESQIALSWVLHHPGVTSLITGAASIEHLIDAVRATRIRLGAEELNLLHQATRRQHVALPHRSAPPGRSSPLQAASRHSLELEKV
- the raiA gene encoding ribosome-associated translation inhibitor RaiA, with protein sequence MTSTTFLSNDPSVRLILRGVHLWLTDSMKTSIRMKADRLFRHEPRIIRMRISVSCDRQRSSRKFTANGLIEMRGPDLSAAVTTENAYHSVSLLIDKLDRMLRKRTTAMIGRRSGDIREHPASQSRSVRSATVAA